The DNA region ACGAGGCTACGCATCAGCGTCGACTTGCCGACGCCGTTGCGGCCGATCACCGCCACGATCTCGCCGGGCCGGACCGCGAGGTCGACGCCCTGCAGCACGGGCTTGCCGCCGTAGCCGGCCCGCAGGCCGGTCGTCTCGAGGAGCGGTTCAGGCATCGGCGACGCTCCGCAGCGGCGGCGCGTCCGCCTCCCCGAGGTAGATCGCGGCGACCCGCTCGTCCGCGATGATCGCGTCGGTGGTGCCCTGAGCGAAGATGCGCCCGACATGGAGCACGGTCACCCGCTGGGCGATCTGCCGGACGAAGGCCATGTCGTGCTCGATGGCCAGCACCGCGACGCCGTCGCGGTTGAGCGCCTGCACCATCGCGCCGGTGGCGAAGGTCTCGTCCGGCGACATCCCGGCAGTGGGCTCGTCGAGGAGGAGCAGGCGCGGCTTGAGGCTGATCGCCATGCCGATCTCCAGCCACTGCTTCTGCCCGTGGCTGAGGTTGCCGGCGCGGTCGGAGGCCGCCGCGGTGAGGTTGAGGAATGCGAGCAGCCGGCGGATCTCGGCGCCGAGCGAGGCGCCCTCGAGATGGTGCTGCAGGGCGATCTCCAGGTTGTGCGCCACCGACAGGCTCGGGAAGATGCCCGGCACCTGGAACTTGACGCTCATGCCCCGCCGGATCCGCGCGAAGGGCTTGAGCGCGGTGATGTCCTCGCCGGCGTAGAGGATCTGCCCCCGCTCCGGCGCGTACTCGCCGAGCAGCAGGCGGAAGAACGTGCTCTTGCCGGCGCCGTTCGGCCCGATCAGGCAGTGGATCTCCCCCGCCGCCAGGGCGAAGTCGACGTCGTTGGTGACGTGCAGTCCGCCGAAATGCTTGCTGAGCGCGCGGGTCTCGAGGAGCGGGGTCATCGGCCCGCCTCCCGGCGGCGCAGGCGGCCGAGCCCGCGCATGGCCGCCACCACGAGGCCGTCGGGCGCCGCCAGCACCACCACCACGAGGAGCAGGCCCATCACCACCAAGGCGTACTGGCTGCCGTAGATCGTCAGCGCCTGGAAGCCGCCGAGGACCAGGAGCGTGCCGACGAGCGTGGCCGTCAGGTCACCGCGGCCGCCGACCGCGACCCAGATCACCGGGAGCGCGGCGGCGGTGAGCCCCATGCTGGAGGGCGTGATGTACTGACCCCAGGCGGTGTAGAGGGTGCCGCTCAGCCCCGCGAGGGCCGAGCCGATCACGAAGGCGGCGAGCTGGTAGCGCCGCACGTCGTAGCCGAGCATCTCGGCCCGTTCCGGGTTCTCGCGGATCGCCACCAGCACGTTGCCGAACCGGGCGTTCACCAGGATGCGCAGCGCGAGGTAGACGACGATCAGGAGAGCCAGCAGCCCGTAGTAGAGGGCGACGTCGGGAAACAGCACGACGTCACCGTCGAACCACGGCACGGTCAGGGGCGGCATGCCGCTCATGCCGTTGTAGCCGTTGAGGCGCGCCGCCCCGATCTTCCATTCCGGGCCGGCGGTCTGCGCCATGAAGCGCTCCAGGGCGAGCGTCACCGACAGGGTGATGATGCCGAGGAAGACGCCGCCGATCCGGCCGAAGAACAGGAAGTAGCCGAGGAGCGCCGCCATCACGGCCGAGAGCGCCACCGCCAGCACCACGGCCGCCAGGGTGAAGCCGTAGGCGGCGCCGACGTTCAGGGTGAGCACGCCGTAGGCGTAGCCGGAGAGGCCGAAGAAGGCGGTCTGGCCGAAGCTGAGCGCGCCACCGTAGCCCCAGATCAGGCACAGGCCGAGCGCCATGAACACCCAGCAGAAGAAGTACGCCGTGTTGCCGACCGTGTAGCCGTCCGCGAACCACGGGTAGGCCACCGCGGCGGCGACCGCGAACGCGAAGGCGGTCCAGAAGGCCGGGCCGCGCCCCAGGGTCTGCGGGCCCTCGAGGCGCCGGAGCAGGGTCATCGCCGGAAGCATCGCCGAGG from Methylobacterium sp. NMS14P includes:
- a CDS encoding branched-chain amino acid ABC transporter permease — its product is MTLLRRLEGPQTLGRGPAFWTAFAFAVAAAVAYPWFADGYTVGNTAYFFCWVFMALGLCLIWGYGGALSFGQTAFFGLSGYAYGVLTLNVGAAYGFTLAAVVLAVALSAVMAALLGYFLFFGRIGGVFLGIITLSVTLALERFMAQTAGPEWKIGAARLNGYNGMSGMPPLTVPWFDGDVVLFPDVALYYGLLALLIVVYLALRILVNARFGNVLVAIRENPERAEMLGYDVRRYQLAAFVIGSALAGLSGTLYTAWGQYITPSSMGLTAAALPVIWVAVGGRGDLTATLVGTLLVLGGFQALTIYGSQYALVVMGLLLVVVVLAAPDGLVVAAMRGLGRLRRREAGR
- a CDS encoding ABC transporter ATP-binding protein codes for the protein MTPLLETRALSKHFGGLHVTNDVDFALAAGEIHCLIGPNGAGKSTFFRLLLGEYAPERGQILYAGEDITALKPFARIRRGMSVKFQVPGIFPSLSVAHNLEIALQHHLEGASLGAEIRRLLAFLNLTAAASDRAGNLSHGQKQWLEIGMAISLKPRLLLLDEPTAGMSPDETFATGAMVQALNRDGVAVLAIEHDMAFVRQIAQRVTVLHVGRIFAQGTTDAIIADERVAAIYLGEADAPPLRSVADA